In the Diachasmimorpha longicaudata isolate KC_UGA_2023 chromosome 1, iyDiaLong2, whole genome shotgun sequence genome, one interval contains:
- the LOC135161118 gene encoding uncharacterized protein LOC135161118, with product MADTTITTTAIVTLRRHTGLLRAAINETERVRLLLPPPLYVNPRRCATFSPPRRPSPSIALPLSGPPQPPHRGLQSLVACPLPSFPAAMLHPSSIAVLFYSCPQPPASHPANSHRHSPTPSALSPISPIPTDTTPLTRSRSISVRQPAALARALLGLVLWMGRICTRLFLFL from the coding sequence ATGGCCGATACAACAATTACGACTACTGCCATTGTCACGTTACGGCGGCACACTGGCTTGCTTCGCGCCGCGATCAACGAGACTGAGCGGGTCAGGCTCCTTCTCCCCCCTCCTCTGTACGTCAACCCTCGGCGCTGCGCGACCTTCTCCCCACCGCGCCGCCCTTCACCCTCTATcgctctccctctctctggtCCCCCCCAGCCCCCACATCGCGGACTCCAGTCGCTGGTAGCCTGTCCCTTACCCTCGTTCCCAGCTGCGATGCTGCATCCGTCGTCAATCGCTGTCCTTTTCTACTCGTGTCCTCAACCCCCTGCATCCCACCCCGCGAATTCCCACCGTCATTCGCCCACGCCATCTGCACTCTCCCCCATTTCTCCCATCCCAACAGACACAACTCCTTTGACACGCTCCCGTAGCATCAGCGTGCGACAACCTGCTGCCCTTGCGCGTGCGCTCTTGGGACTAGTCCTCTGGATGGGGAGAATATGCACgcgattatttttgtttttgtga
- the Twin gene encoding CCR4-NOT transcription complex subunit 6-like isoform X5, whose product MEAWNIEVTANHPPQRPWIPLTRPNRTRPTCIFTVMCYNVLCDKYATRQMYGYCPSWALDWEYRKKGILDEIRHYAADIISLQEVETDQFYNFFLPELKHDGYDGIFSPKSRAKTMAENDRKYVDGCAIFYRTAKFTLIKEHLVEFNQLAMANAEGSDHMLNRVMPKDNIGLAALLRTTEAAWDNGLPTDPAQIQQLILVCTAHIHWDPEFCDVKLIQTMMLSNELRSILDQAGQSFRPGHKPDSSNVQLLLCGDFNSLPDSGVIEFLTSGRVASDHRDFKELVYKSCLQKISGCDKPNEFIHSFKLASAYSEDIMPYTNYTFDFKGIIDYIFYSKQSMVPLGLLGPLSADWFREHKVVGCPHPHIPSDHFPLLVELEMNPIVGTSNGLISRR is encoded by the exons GTATCTTTACAGTAATGTGCTACAACGTTCTTTGCGACAAATACGCAACGCGCCAGATGTATGGGTACTGTCCCAGTTGGGCACTTGACTGGGAGTATCGAAAAAAAGGAATACTCGATGAGATACGTCACTATGCCGCTGATATTATCAGCCTTCAGGAAGTTGAAACTGATCAATTCTACAACTTTTTCTTACCTGAACTCAAGCACGATGGTTATGATGGTATCTTTTCACCGAAATCAAGGGCAAAGACCATGGCTGAGAATGATAGAAAGTATGTAGATGGCTGTGCCATCTTCTACAGAACTGCCAA aTTTACATTGATCAAGGAGCATTTGGTGGAATTCAATCAGCTCGCGATGGCCAATGCCGAGGGCTCCGATCACATGTTAAATCGAGTAATGCCAAAGGATAACATCGGATTAGCAGCACTTTTAAGAACCACTGAAGCTGCATGGGATAATG gtCTACCCACTGATCCGGCTCAGATACAACAACTCATTCTCGTGTGCACCGCACACATCCACTGGGATCCGGAGTTTTGTGATGTTAAATTAATCCAGACAATGATGCTCAGCAATGAGCTTCGCTCAATCCTGGATCAGGCTGGTCAATCCTTCAGACCTGGCCACAAACCTGACTCTTCCAATGTTCAACTGCTCCTGTGTGGAGATTTTAACTCATTACCTGACTCTG GTGTAATTGAATTTCTAACATCTGGACGTGTAGCTTCTGATCATCGTGACTTCAAAGAACTGGTGTATAAATCTTGCCTTCAGAAAATATCCGGATGTGACAAGCCCAACGAATTTATTCACTCTTTTAAACTTGCTTCAGCCTACAGCGAAGATATCATGCCGTATACGAATTACAC ttttgaCTTCAAAGGAATAATTGACTACATATTTTACTCAAAGCAGAGTATGGTTCCACTTGGACTGCTAGGTCCACTCAGTGCTGACTGGTTCAGGGAACACAAGGTAGTTGGATGCCCGCATCCACATATACCATCAG ACCACTTTCCATTATTAGTCGAATTGGAAATGAATCCAATAGTGGGGACTAGTAATGGTCTGATCTCACGCAGGTAG
- the LOC135161125 gene encoding small ribosomal subunit protein uS3m: MTSLLKNGLQTLQCQSWQRCFHISAVAAKNNRSGRHRPSLKHNKPLTYEMATTPEYLAHRKSWNAWNTSNIKDGNRPSETAVEDLFIRRFMTGTWHNIFVSEIIIKRQHNIIRIAGIIKQNMAPTKFYFLIGYTQELLSYWLQCPVKLELQSVVDREAVIYKYI, from the exons ATGACTTCTTTGCTGAAGAAT GGTCTCCAAACACTGCAATGTCAGTCCTGGCAGAGATGTTTTCACATATCGGCAGTAGCAGCGAAGAATAATCGGTCAGGTCGTCATAGGCCTTCCCTTAAGCATAATAAACCCTTAACTTATGAAATGGCAACTACACCCGAGTATCTGGCGCACAGAAAATCGTGGAATGCGTGGAATACTT CCAATATTAAGGATGGAAACAGACCCTCTGAGACCGCGGTGGAAGACCTTTTTATCCGCCGTTTCATGACTGGCACATGGCATAACATCTTCGTctcagaaataataataaaacgacAGCACAATATAATAAGAATTGCTGGTATAATCAAGCAAAATATGGCTcctacgaaattttattttctgattGGCTACACGCAGGAGCTACTGAGCTACTGGCTCCAGTGTCCTGTGAAGTTGGAGCTCCAGTCAGTAGTTGACAGAGAAGCTGTCATTTATAAGTACATATAA
- the Twin gene encoding CCR4-NOT transcription complex subunit 6-like isoform X6 — MCYNVLCDKYATRQMYGYCPSWALDWEYRKKGILDEIRHYAADIISLQEVETDQFYNFFLPELKHDGYDGIFSPKSRAKTMAENDRKYVDGCAIFYRTAKFTLIKEHLVEFNQLAMANAEGSDHMLNRVMPKDNIGLAALLRTTEAAWDNGLPTDPAQIQQLILVCTAHIHWDPEFCDVKLIQTMMLSNELRSILDQAGQSFRPGHKPDSSNVQLLLCGDFNSLPDSGVIEFLTSGRVASDHRDFKELVYKSCLQKISGCDKPNEFIHSFKLASAYSEDIMPYTNYTFDFKGIIDYIFYSKQSMVPLGLLGPLSADWFREHKVVGCPHPHIPSDHFPLLVELEMNPIVGTSNGLISRR; from the exons ATGTGCTACAACGTTCTTTGCGACAAATACGCAACGCGCCAGATGTATGGGTACTGTCCCAGTTGGGCACTTGACTGGGAGTATCGAAAAAAAGGAATACTCGATGAGATACGTCACTATGCCGCTGATATTATCAGCCTTCAGGAAGTTGAAACTGATCAATTCTACAACTTTTTCTTACCTGAACTCAAGCACGATGGTTATGATGGTATCTTTTCACCGAAATCAAGGGCAAAGACCATGGCTGAGAATGATAGAAAGTATGTAGATGGCTGTGCCATCTTCTACAGAACTGCCAA aTTTACATTGATCAAGGAGCATTTGGTGGAATTCAATCAGCTCGCGATGGCCAATGCCGAGGGCTCCGATCACATGTTAAATCGAGTAATGCCAAAGGATAACATCGGATTAGCAGCACTTTTAAGAACCACTGAAGCTGCATGGGATAATG gtCTACCCACTGATCCGGCTCAGATACAACAACTCATTCTCGTGTGCACCGCACACATCCACTGGGATCCGGAGTTTTGTGATGTTAAATTAATCCAGACAATGATGCTCAGCAATGAGCTTCGCTCAATCCTGGATCAGGCTGGTCAATCCTTCAGACCTGGCCACAAACCTGACTCTTCCAATGTTCAACTGCTCCTGTGTGGAGATTTTAACTCATTACCTGACTCTG GTGTAATTGAATTTCTAACATCTGGACGTGTAGCTTCTGATCATCGTGACTTCAAAGAACTGGTGTATAAATCTTGCCTTCAGAAAATATCCGGATGTGACAAGCCCAACGAATTTATTCACTCTTTTAAACTTGCTTCAGCCTACAGCGAAGATATCATGCCGTATACGAATTACAC ttttgaCTTCAAAGGAATAATTGACTACATATTTTACTCAAAGCAGAGTATGGTTCCACTTGGACTGCTAGGTCCACTCAGTGCTGACTGGTTCAGGGAACACAAGGTAGTTGGATGCCCGCATCCACATATACCATCAG ACCACTTTCCATTATTAGTCGAATTGGAAATGAATCCAATAGTGGGGACTAGTAATGGTCTGATCTCACGCAGGTAG
- the LOC135161109 gene encoding protein YIPF5 homolog, with protein sequence MSGYTDQDNYWGQPPQGQYNFEPAGFGQPNPQFDFQSYGDEQTDYSYSQKSYLDPTQGAYGGEMSYASDDFGKVPGFGEEEDEPPLLEELGIDPDRIMQKTLAVLNPFHRRGQIDDANYLLQDADLAGPVAFCLILAGFLLLAGSKAHFGYVYGLAVTSCLLMYILQSLMSSTGNITLGSVASVLGYCLLPVVALAGLSIFTTLKGPAGMAIGAFVVAWATVSASRLFSAMSGEEKQRLLIAYPCLLLYGVFTLIVIF encoded by the exons ATGTCTGGCTACACTGATCAGGATAACTACTGGGGCCAGCCACCCCAGGGGCAATACAACTTTGAACCCGCTGGCTTTGGACAACCTAACCCACAATTCGACTTTCAGTCCTATGGGGATGAACAAACAGATTATTCATATTCCCAGAAGAGTTATCTCGATCCAACGCAGGGGGCTTATGGCGGTGAGATGAGTTATGCATCTGATGATTTTGGCAAAg TCCCTGGATTCGGCGAGGAAGAGGATGAGCCTCCACTCCTGGAGGAACTGGGCATAGACCCTGACAGAATCATGCAGAAAACTCTAGCTGTTCTGAACCCTTTCCATCGCAGAGGACAGATCGACGATGCTAATTATCTCCTCCAAGATGCTGATCTTGCTGGTCCAGTGGCCTTCTGCCTTATCCTGGCCGGCTTCCTCCTCCTCGCAGGCTCTAAGGCCCATTTTGGGTATGTTTATGGGCTGGCAGTGACCTCCTGCCTGCTCATGTACATCCTCCAGTCGCTTATGAGCAGCACTGGCAACATCACCCTGGGTTCTGTTGCCTCTGTTCTTGGTTACTGCTTGCTACCGGTTGTCGCCCTGGCTGGTCTCAGCATCTTCACAACACTCAAAGGACCTGCTGGAATGGCTATAGGAGCTTTTGTTGTCGCCTGGGCCACTGTCTCTGCTTCCAGACTCTTCTCGGCCATGTCAGGAGAGGAGAAACAACGCTTACTCATTGCTtatccctgtttgttgctctATGGAGTATTCACACTGATTGTCATTTTCTGA